A window from Variovorax sp. PBL-E5 encodes these proteins:
- a CDS encoding transglutaminase family protein: protein MSIHAALHHVTHYRYDRPVQLGPQVIRLRPAPHCRSQVISYSLRVEPEQHFINWQQDPFANYQARLVFPEKTRDFKVTVDLVVEMAVYNPFDFFLEPQAENFPFTYTESQSQELAPYLVADPATPLVQAYLDKIDRKPQRTIDFLVGLNQQVQKDVDYLIRMEPGVQTPEQTLANGSGSCRDSGWLLVQLLRHVGLAARFVSGYLIQLTPDVKALDGPSGTTVDFTDLHAWCEVYLPGAGWIGLDATSGLMAGEGHIPLACTPTPSSAAPIEGGVDHAEVEFGHEMTVTRIHESPRVTKPYTEAQWAEVLALGDAVDARLAAGDVRLTMGGEPTFVATSDRDAAEWNTDALGPTKRGYATELVHKLRAEYGQGGFLHFGQGKWYPGEQLPRWALSIFWRADGQALWHDPALFADERHPTHYTSEHARRFTSALAGKLGLTDRFVQAGYEDTYYYLWRERRLPVNVDPFDSKLDDELERVRLRRVFTQKLDAVIGYMLPIEAANADIDAPALAGPGWKTGPWFLRDDRMYLIPGDSPMGYRLPLDSQPWASKSDYPYLIERDPTAPRAVLPSAETLRARHATGEGAQAADIGTVPYAFGTPQQSSVALRLQAARSRTAAMGDAGTEANAMAGVDAAATRQPQRGESAGWVTRTALCVEVRDPRRANGPAAEKVGSASGVLYVFMPPLARLEDYLDLVAAVEATARELGVRIVMEGYPPPRDPRLKMLQVTPDPGVIEVNIHPAHNWRELVDHTEFLYNAAFETRLSAEKFMTDGRHTGTGGGNHFVLGGATPADSPFLRRPELLASLLLYWHNHPSLSYLFSGLFIGPTSQAPRVDEARNDQLYELEIALKQIARNREIHGQNMPPWLVDRTLRNILVDVTGNTHRSEFCIDKLYSPDSSTGRLGLLELRAFEMPPHARMSIAQQLLLRAFVARFWDAPCQAPATRWGTELHDRFLLPTFVKMDFADVIAEMRQAGFGFDADWFAPHLEFRFPLVGQVQAMGIELSLRNALEPWHVMGEEGSAGGTVRYVDSSLERIEVRATGLNESRHVITVNGRVLPLQPTGTVGEFVAGVRYKAWNPPSALHPGIGAHAPLTFDIVDTWMKRSLGGCQYFVAHPGGRNYDTFPVNAYEAESRRHSRFSRMGHTPGPMSTPPATIELAGSREFPFTLDLRR, encoded by the coding sequence ATGTCCATCCACGCCGCTCTCCACCACGTCACGCACTACCGATACGACCGCCCGGTGCAGCTCGGGCCGCAGGTGATCCGGCTGCGGCCGGCGCCGCATTGCCGCAGCCAGGTGATCTCGTACTCGCTGCGGGTCGAGCCCGAGCAGCACTTCATCAACTGGCAGCAGGATCCGTTCGCGAACTACCAGGCGCGCCTGGTGTTCCCCGAGAAGACGCGGGACTTCAAGGTCACGGTCGACCTCGTGGTCGAGATGGCGGTCTACAACCCCTTCGACTTCTTCCTCGAGCCGCAGGCCGAGAACTTCCCCTTCACCTACACCGAATCGCAGTCGCAGGAACTCGCGCCCTACCTCGTGGCCGACCCGGCCACGCCCCTGGTGCAGGCCTATCTCGACAAGATCGACCGCAAGCCGCAGCGCACCATCGACTTCCTGGTCGGCCTCAACCAGCAGGTGCAGAAGGACGTCGACTACCTGATCCGCATGGAGCCCGGCGTGCAGACGCCCGAACAGACGCTCGCCAACGGCTCCGGCTCCTGCCGCGACTCGGGCTGGCTGCTGGTCCAGTTGCTGCGGCATGTCGGCCTTGCGGCGCGCTTCGTCTCGGGCTACCTGATCCAGCTCACGCCCGACGTCAAGGCGCTCGATGGCCCGAGCGGCACCACGGTCGACTTCACCGACCTGCATGCATGGTGCGAGGTCTACCTGCCCGGCGCCGGCTGGATCGGCCTCGATGCCACCTCGGGCCTGATGGCCGGCGAAGGCCATATCCCGCTCGCCTGCACGCCGACGCCGTCGAGCGCGGCGCCGATCGAAGGCGGGGTCGACCATGCCGAGGTCGAGTTCGGCCACGAGATGACCGTCACGCGCATCCACGAATCGCCGCGCGTGACCAAGCCCTACACCGAAGCGCAATGGGCCGAGGTGCTGGCGCTCGGCGACGCCGTCGATGCGCGCCTCGCGGCCGGCGACGTGCGCCTCACGATGGGCGGCGAGCCGACCTTCGTGGCGACCAGCGACCGCGATGCCGCCGAGTGGAACACCGACGCGCTCGGCCCCACCAAGCGCGGCTACGCGACCGAACTCGTGCACAAGCTGCGCGCCGAATACGGCCAGGGCGGCTTCCTGCATTTCGGCCAGGGCAAGTGGTACCCGGGCGAACAGCTGCCGCGCTGGGCGCTGTCGATCTTCTGGCGCGCCGACGGCCAGGCGCTGTGGCACGACCCCGCGCTGTTCGCGGACGAGCGCCATCCCACGCACTACACCAGCGAGCATGCGCGCCGCTTCACGAGCGCGCTGGCGGGCAAGCTCGGCCTGACCGACCGTTTCGTGCAGGCCGGCTACGAGGACACCTACTACTACCTCTGGCGCGAGCGCCGCCTGCCGGTCAATGTCGATCCCTTCGATTCGAAGCTCGACGACGAACTCGAACGCGTGCGCCTGCGGCGCGTGTTCACGCAGAAGCTCGATGCCGTGATCGGCTACATGCTGCCGATCGAGGCCGCGAATGCCGACATCGATGCACCCGCGCTCGCCGGCCCGGGGTGGAAGACCGGTCCCTGGTTCCTGCGCGACGACCGCATGTACCTGATCCCCGGCGATTCGCCGATGGGCTATCGGCTGCCGCTCGATTCGCAGCCCTGGGCGAGCAAGAGCGACTATCCCTACCTGATCGAGCGCGATCCGACCGCGCCGCGCGCCGTGTTGCCGAGTGCCGAAACACTGCGTGCGCGCCATGCGACCGGTGAGGGTGCGCAGGCGGCCGACATCGGCACCGTGCCCTACGCCTTCGGCACGCCGCAGCAATCGTCGGTTGCGCTGCGGCTGCAGGCCGCGCGAAGCCGCACGGCCGCGATGGGCGATGCCGGCACCGAGGCGAACGCGATGGCCGGCGTCGATGCAGCCGCGACGCGCCAGCCGCAACGCGGCGAATCGGCCGGCTGGGTCACGCGCACCGCGCTGTGCGTCGAGGTGCGCGACCCGCGCCGCGCCAATGGCCCGGCGGCAGAAAAGGTAGGCAGCGCCTCGGGCGTGCTCTACGTCTTCATGCCGCCGCTGGCGCGGCTGGAGGACTACCTCGATCTCGTCGCCGCAGTCGAGGCCACCGCGCGCGAACTCGGCGTGCGCATCGTGATGGAAGGCTATCCGCCACCGCGCGATCCGCGCCTGAAGATGCTGCAGGTCACGCCCGACCCGGGCGTGATCGAGGTCAACATCCATCCCGCGCACAACTGGCGCGAGCTGGTCGACCACACCGAGTTCCTCTACAACGCCGCGTTCGAGACGCGCCTGTCGGCCGAGAAGTTCATGACCGACGGCCGCCATACCGGCACCGGCGGCGGCAACCATTTCGTGCTCGGCGGCGCGACACCGGCCGACAGCCCCTTCCTGCGCCGGCCCGAACTGCTCGCCAGCCTGCTGCTCTACTGGCACAACCATCCGTCGCTCAGCTACCTGTTCTCGGGCCTGTTCATCGGGCCGACCAGCCAGGCGCCGCGCGTCGACGAGGCGCGCAACGACCAGCTCTACGAACTCGAGATCGCGCTCAAGCAGATCGCACGCAACCGCGAGATCCACGGCCAGAACATGCCGCCCTGGCTGGTGGACCGCACGCTGCGCAACATCCTGGTCGACGTCACCGGCAACACGCACCGCAGCGAGTTCTGCATCGACAAGCTCTATTCGCCCGATTCGAGCACCGGCCGCCTCGGCCTGCTGGAGCTGCGCGCCTTCGAGATGCCGCCGCATGCGCGCATGAGCATCGCGCAGCAGCTCCTGCTGCGCGCCTTCGTCGCCCGCTTCTGGGATGCGCCCTGCCAGGCGCCCGCGACGCGCTGGGGCACCGAGCTGCACGACCGCTTCCTGCTGCCGACCTTCGTGAAGATGGACTTCGCGGACGTCATCGCCGAGATGCGCCAGGCCGGCTTCGGCTTCGATGCCGACTGGTTCGCACCGCATCTCGAATTCCGCTTCCCGCTCGTCGGGCAAGTGCAGGCGATGGGCATCGAGCTGTCGCTGCGCAACGCGCTCGAACCGTGGCACGTGATGGGCGAGGAAGGCTCGGCCGGCGGCACCGTGCGCTATGTCGATTCGTCGCTGGAGCGCATCGAGGTGCGCGCGACCGGCCTCAACGAAAGCCGCCACGTGATCACCGTCAACGGCCGCGTGCTGCCGCTGCAGCCCACCGGCACGGTGGGCGAATTCGTGGCCGGCGTGCGCTACAAGGCCTGGAACCCGCCCTCGGCGCTGCACCCGGGCATCGGCGCCCATGCGCCGCTCACCTTCGACATCGTCGACACCTGGATGAAGCGCTCGCTCGGCGGCTGCCAGTACTTCGTCGCGCATCCGGGCGGCCGCAACTACGACACCTTCCCGGTCAATGCCTACGAGGCCGAGAGCCGTCGCCATTCGCGCTTCTCGCGCATGGGCCATACGCCGGGGCCGATGAGCACGCCGCCGGCGACCATCGAGCTGGCGGGCAGCCGCGAATTCCCGTTCACGCTGGATCTGCGACGCTGA
- a CDS encoding circularly permuted type 2 ATP-grasp protein: protein MDSLNESLFDAPALEAPAVLASALAPAAAPGHFDELRGAPTPPEPSATGVASQPAPLHDASSAPSVRPATGDDPATEERPPLAPAWSAFFEHLGAGGFGDLPRRSINLERQIRDNGVTYNVYADADGPQRPWSLDLFPLIVSPDSWAQIEAGVLQRVRVLDRVMADVYGAQQLLAEGLLPPALVQGHPGYLRAMHGVAPPGDTWLHIAAFDLARGPDGNWWVVSQRTQAPSGLGYLIENRLAISRQFPQAFEALHVQRMAATYSAMMEGLQHMCPAGAPPHVVLLTPGPYSETYFEHAYLARYLGITLVEGSDLTVRDQRLYLKTLQGLRPVHGLIKRLDDEFLDPLELRPDSTLGVPGLLQAIRAGNVLVANMPGSAFLESPALLGFLPALARRLIGEKLQLPALPTWWCGERAAMEAVLPQLRDCAIKSTYAGYDTHTNFDAVLGSRMSRRELDEWAGRIVRQGDEHTVQSYLPMSQMPTWSQRVGPGRIAPRSVLLRVFAVSDGAQSWRVLPGGLARLLDASAQIASMQRGGSSADVWVQMQTRGEVDRSTRLQPHATPASLARHRAPVTSRAAENMFWLGRYTERAENAVRLARLTLDLLGGEDLSSPALLTWLHGMAVRNALVPREVPSPPRSRRVFERALIAELGDVERGGSVGYSLRCIRQAAAAVRERLSQDHWNQIVRAENEFLRRSAELADEAGDGGYASGAALRNLESASGALAAITGAQTDRMTRDDAWRLLSIGRHIERLGFLSSALQAGFETASVHEVSGFEAMIALFDSTITFHARYQQRRDVATMVDLLVLDGDNPRSLAWVTQTLRGRIARLAGSAPGKLSALSHELPDPAGWTLERLCEAGPAARYPALEQLLGACETAAYHVSDAIGIRYFTLTSDPVRSVGA, encoded by the coding sequence GTGGACTCACTGAACGAATCTCTCTTCGACGCACCGGCGCTGGAAGCACCGGCCGTGCTCGCGTCGGCGCTCGCCCCCGCCGCAGCGCCCGGACACTTCGACGAATTGCGCGGCGCGCCGACACCGCCGGAGCCATCTGCCACCGGCGTCGCCTCGCAGCCGGCGCCGCTGCACGATGCGTCCTCCGCCCCGTCCGTGCGGCCGGCCACCGGCGACGACCCGGCCACCGAAGAACGCCCGCCGCTCGCACCCGCCTGGTCCGCGTTCTTCGAGCATCTCGGCGCCGGCGGCTTCGGCGATCTGCCGCGGCGCTCGATCAACCTCGAGCGGCAGATCCGCGACAACGGCGTCACTTACAACGTCTATGCGGACGCCGACGGTCCGCAGCGGCCCTGGTCGCTCGATCTCTTCCCGCTGATCGTCTCGCCCGACAGCTGGGCGCAGATCGAGGCCGGCGTGCTGCAGCGCGTGCGCGTGCTCGACCGCGTGATGGCCGATGTCTACGGCGCGCAGCAACTGCTGGCCGAAGGCCTGCTGCCGCCGGCGCTGGTGCAGGGCCATCCGGGCTACCTGCGCGCGATGCACGGCGTCGCGCCGCCCGGCGACACCTGGCTGCACATCGCCGCCTTCGACCTGGCGCGCGGACCCGACGGCAACTGGTGGGTCGTCTCGCAACGCACGCAGGCGCCCTCGGGCCTCGGCTATCTGATCGAGAACCGGCTCGCGATCTCGCGCCAGTTCCCGCAGGCCTTCGAGGCGCTGCACGTGCAGCGCATGGCCGCGACCTACAGCGCGATGATGGAAGGCCTGCAGCACATGTGCCCGGCCGGCGCGCCGCCGCACGTCGTGCTGCTGACGCCGGGGCCGTACAGCGAAACCTACTTCGAGCATGCCTACCTCGCGCGCTACCTCGGCATCACGCTGGTCGAAGGCAGCGACCTCACGGTGCGCGACCAGCGCCTGTACCTGAAGACGCTGCAGGGCCTGCGCCCGGTGCACGGGCTCATCAAGCGCCTGGACGACGAGTTCCTCGATCCGCTCGAGCTCAGGCCCGACTCCACGCTCGGCGTGCCGGGTCTGCTGCAGGCGATCCGCGCCGGCAACGTGCTGGTGGCCAACATGCCCGGCTCGGCCTTTCTCGAATCGCCGGCGCTGCTCGGCTTCCTGCCCGCGCTGGCGCGCCGCCTGATCGGCGAGAAGCTGCAACTGCCGGCGCTGCCGACCTGGTGGTGCGGCGAACGCGCCGCCATGGAAGCGGTGCTGCCGCAGCTGCGCGATTGCGCGATCAAATCCACCTACGCCGGCTACGACACGCACACCAATTTCGACGCCGTGCTCGGCAGCCGCATGAGCCGGCGCGAACTCGACGAATGGGCCGGCCGCATCGTGCGCCAGGGCGACGAGCACACGGTGCAGAGCTACCTGCCGATGTCGCAGATGCCCACCTGGTCGCAGCGCGTCGGGCCCGGCCGGATCGCGCCGCGCTCGGTGCTGCTGCGCGTGTTCGCGGTCAGCGACGGCGCGCAGTCCTGGCGCGTGCTGCCCGGCGGCCTCGCGCGGCTGCTGGACGCCTCGGCCCAGATCGCGTCGATGCAGCGCGGCGGCAGCAGCGCCGACGTCTGGGTGCAGATGCAGACGCGCGGCGAGGTCGACCGCAGCACGCGGCTGCAGCCGCACGCAACGCCGGCCTCGCTCGCGCGGCATCGCGCGCCGGTGACAAGCCGCGCCGCCGAGAACATGTTCTGGCTCGGCCGCTACACCGAGCGCGCCGAGAACGCGGTGCGCCTCGCACGGCTCACGCTCGACCTGCTGGGCGGCGAGGATCTTTCTTCGCCCGCCCTGCTGACCTGGCTGCACGGCATGGCGGTGCGCAATGCGCTGGTGCCGCGCGAAGTGCCGAGCCCGCCGCGATCGCGGCGCGTGTTCGAGCGCGCGCTGATCGCGGAGCTGGGCGATGTCGAACGCGGCGGCAGCGTCGGCTACAGCCTGCGCTGCATCCGGCAGGCGGCTGCCGCGGTGCGCGAGCGGCTGTCGCAGGACCACTGGAACCAGATCGTGCGCGCCGAGAACGAATTCCTGCGCCGCTCGGCCGAACTGGCCGACGAGGCCGGCGACGGCGGCTATGCGAGCGGCGCCGCGCTGCGCAACCTCGAATCGGCGAGCGGCGCACTGGCCGCCATCACCGGCGCACAGACCGACCGCATGACGCGCGACGATGCCTGGCGGCTGCTGTCGATCGGCCGCCATATCGAGCGGCTCGGCTTCCTGTCGAGCGCGCTGCAGGCCGGCTTCGAGACCGCCTCGGTGCACGAGGTCAGCGGCTTCGAGGCCATGATCGCGCTCTTCGACAGCACCATCACCTTCCATGCGCGCTACCAGCAGCGGCGCGATGTCGCGACCATGGTCGACCTGCTGGTGCTCGACGGCGACAACCCGCGCTCGCTGGCCTGGGTCACGCAGACGCTGCGCGGGCGCATCGCGCGGCTGGCCGGCAGCGCGCCGGGCAAGCTGAGCGCGCTTTCGCACGAGCTGCCCGATCCCGCCGGCTGGACGCTCGAGCGGCTGTGCGAAGCCGGGCCAGCGGCCCGCTATCCGGCGCTGGAGCAGTTGCTGGGAGCCTGCGAGACCGCGGCCTACCATGTGTCGGATGCGATCGGCATCCGCTACTTCACCTTGACTTCCGACCCGGTACGCTCCGTCGGCGCCTGA
- a CDS encoding transglutaminase family protein: protein MLLHVTHETRYAYAPPVETAQHLAHLKPIACASQRLVSHALTIEPAPAQRSESPDVYGNARAFFALDSTHDELVVTAESVVETAVPQLSPAADRALPWEAVRERFRYAKGAAFDPACEFVFPSTYVPRHEDFAAYARPSFVPGRPLFDAAMDLALRMHRDFVYDAESTEINTPAIEALAQRKGVCQDFAHIMIACLRTMGLPARYVSGYLLTQPPPGEPRLVGADASHAWVSVYLPGTEGPGDWSGFDPTNGRQPGADYVMLAIGRDYADVSPMRGVLHGGARHTLDVRVTVQPLEELREEAARAAQSQSQSQSQNQTPNHQDKEPS, encoded by the coding sequence ATGCTGCTCCACGTCACGCACGAAACCCGCTATGCCTATGCACCGCCGGTCGAGACGGCGCAGCACCTGGCGCACCTGAAGCCGATCGCCTGCGCTTCGCAGCGCCTGGTGAGCCACGCGCTCACGATCGAGCCTGCGCCCGCGCAACGCAGCGAGTCGCCCGATGTCTACGGCAATGCGCGCGCCTTCTTCGCACTCGATTCCACGCATGACGAACTGGTGGTCACCGCCGAGAGCGTGGTCGAGACCGCGGTGCCGCAGCTCTCGCCGGCGGCCGACCGCGCGCTGCCCTGGGAAGCGGTGCGCGAGCGTTTCCGCTATGCCAAGGGCGCAGCCTTCGACCCGGCCTGCGAATTCGTCTTTCCGTCGACCTACGTGCCGCGGCACGAGGACTTCGCGGCCTATGCGCGGCCCAGCTTCGTGCCCGGCCGGCCGCTGTTCGACGCGGCCATGGACCTGGCGCTGCGCATGCATCGCGACTTCGTCTACGACGCCGAGAGCACCGAGATCAACACGCCGGCCATCGAGGCGCTGGCGCAGCGCAAGGGCGTGTGCCAGGACTTCGCCCACATCATGATCGCGTGCCTGCGCACCATGGGATTGCCGGCGCGCTATGTCAGCGGCTATCTGCTGACACAGCCGCCGCCGGGCGAACCGCGCCTGGTCGGCGCCGACGCCTCGCATGCCTGGGTGTCGGTCTATCTGCCGGGCACCGAGGGGCCCGGCGACTGGAGCGGCTTCGATCCGACCAACGGCCGCCAGCCCGGCGCGGATTACGTCATGCTCGCCATCGGCCGCGACTACGCCGATGTCTCGCCGATGCGCGGCGTGCTGCACGGCGGCGCGCGGCATACGCTCGACGTGCGGGTCACCGTGCAGCCGCTCGAAGAGCTGCGCGAGGAAGCGGCACGGGCCGCGCAATCGCAATCGCAATCGCAATCGCAAAATCAAACCCCGAACCACCAGGACAAGGAACCCTCATGA